The sequence aaaagaaaaaaaaaagataatctTAGTAATCAAAAAATAAGCAAAAAAATAGCTAATTAGAGGAGGAAAACAAAGGGTAAATATTAATCTTAATAATCCAACgcttttacaaaaaaataatttattaattttgaatatattcttttaatatatttcactattctattattttataaatccTATAGTAAAATGGAACATGAAGTTCtttctataaatatataagcatgtataactgcacacttttttcatttggtttttattttaaataaagtaatacgaaatagtaattttttttatttcaaatgATTAATGCGAAATGCTTAGAAATTGTCAAAACCATATAAGGCAcaatacatatttatatgtttcatttcataataattattgaaaagaaaatatatataaaaattttgtatatatgaaaagaaattttaaagaGAAATGAAACAGAAGTTCTTtgattaattatattaaaaacaaaaaaagttATGGTTTAGAAAAATCAAATGATTATAAATggtttttgtttatttttcgtttgattatatttttttaatatttataaaattcattATACATTATATGTAATAAACAAATTTAAAGTGTAAAAAGCAAATATagttttttcaaaatatatcagaaaaataataaaattatattacatttaagaaatataaaattgaatGAATAAATAGAATTACACAggatttatttattattttttttttttaattgaaatacTGTTCAGACAACTTTGTTCTTGCATACatgaataaaatattaagaaattttctaaataacaatttatttgAGAATACTAATGATGAAAAGTTAAATAATGCAAAACAAAATGTATAgagaataattatttataattcaacttaaaaaaatataatattatgtaCATATGTTCGTttctataaaataatatttacatatatgaAGCAGTTTTGCATACATAAATACTTTAATATCCTTAGGAATAGACTTATAAATTCTCTATGCTATAAAATAGTTTTAGaattcatcttttttttttttttttttttgtattttttatatatttttgtatgtttttaattataatccATTTAAGTTTATTTATTGTTAAAGAAGACATAATTTTTAggacaaaaaaaagaaaaaacttttaatatgttaaaatttcattattgaaaaactaaaaatttcTTGTAAAAATGAATGCATATATATCTATTtactaaagaaaaatttcattgataatttacatatattttagtaTCCaggaaatttatttttactaaaaaaaaaaaagtgctATATGcacatttatattattacaaCTTGTTActttaaatacatatatctatactaaaataatttattatttcacataacaatataaaaaaaaagaatcatatataatgttttttttaataataaaacttaTATTCTATTAAAccatatatgtaaaaaacaaaaaaaaataaaacgcatatttcaatttaattgtattttgggtttttatttgtttcccttaataaaataattatttttttaatattttagacaaaaatgtaaaagaaataaaattaataaaatagacttttttttttttaaatcttagTTCTTTTTAGTTAACCTTAAATATTTAGTAGTTCTCGTAAgctttgtattttttaagtattctatatatttcattctatataattttacatatatatatattttagatatattgtattttttattttttttttttcgtcttatatatatattttaaattttaatattttttttttttttctaatttgtTGCATGTACTAATTTCCTTAATGTTTgtacttttatttataaatagctttatatttgattatttctttatgaattactttttattattttgataataatacaaaaaaagtttactatataaataaatatatattattttagttaaaatattatttttattttttttaatctttaaaatatataaaaaattttaaaatataatttttcatttatgtaTAATAATTCCCAATATATAACACATTTGTATCTATTATTCACATTAGAAATATTTAACtttaatattcttttattatgcactttaatttgatttaattttttactttttttctctattttgtttttctttttttttttttttagttaaagattaaaattcataataattttgttgtacattttttttttcttttttctattaaaaattttaataattattttttttgcttttgtATTCgctttgaatatttttaactcgtataatttttatttttgtatttcatctaaaattcattaattttttttttttttttttttgccaaaaaaaagtaaataaagaTGTCGCAAGAAAATGAACATATTAGTGAATGGTGTTTAATTGAAAGTAATCcatgtattttttatgatatgCTTCAGAAGATGGGAGCAAAAAGTATTTCAGTAGAAGATGTGTATGGTTTAGAATACTTTGatgattatataattaataaagaagaaataaatatgaatcaCATTTTAAGTATAAAGGAATATAAGAATGAAAAAGAGAAATTggaaaaatttaatgaagaaaaaagtgAAAGATTTTATAACGATATATGTATagaaacaaaatataataaattattaaagaatAACTCTTATATTTATggtattatatttttatttaatataggaaatgattataataatgataaatatattaaacatGATATCCccgaaaatttattttttgcaaAACAAGTTATACCAAATGCTTGTGCTACTCAAGCTATATTATCAATTGTTTTGAATAAAGATATTGagttaaatgaagaaatcaaaaatataaaaacttttagtaaaaattttgataGTTCAATGAAAGGTTTAACATTATCAAATTGTAGCTTTCTCCGTAATATTCATAATTCTTATAAAGCTccaatatatatagataaagAAGATTTTtatgatgataaaaaaagtacTGATGCTTTTCATTTTGTTTCATATATTCAGTATGACCAATCTGTGTATTTATTAGATGGTTTACAAAAAGGACcagttttaattaaaagtgAAAGTGATACAGAGGAAAAAAGGGATTGGATAGATATTGCAAGGggagatattaaaaaagaaatagaacaAATTTGTAATtcgaaaaatgaaaaagataacagatttaatattttagCTGTAATTAAAGATAAGGAGCACATTATTCaaaatttcataaatattCATAGAGTTATTAGACAAAGaacaaatattaaattaatcaGTTTAGGAGAAAATATTGAATTAACTGATGAAATTAATGAAGATGATTATAATTTTCCAAAATTACCTACTATAGAGGATTTACCTAATGATTTAAACGAATTACATCATATTATTCAGAAATCCACCTTagaaattaattatttagaaAATCTTTTAAGTGAACAAATAGAAATCAAAAAATCTTGGCATAAAGAACttacttttaaattttttaatttctatcCATTTATTATGTCTTCACTTAATATTATGGCTAAGCATAAACTTTTAAAGGAATTTtatcaaaaagaaaaattaaaaaaatcaacAGGATAATTCATCCAAAAAAAAtctaatttctttttttttttttttcaaatgtagaattatatatatatatatatatatatatatatatatatatatatatatatgtatttgtGCACATCTATGAAagaatgtttttatttatgaaataatatattatgaaatatataaaaatattaagtttcattttttttttttttttatgtgttTACATATGTTAatacttttctttttatgactaatatatttaacttcatatttttaataatatatatataatataagattttattaatatactaaccttttattttttttaattatatataagagataatattatcataattaataaacttgaataataaagataagaaaataaatgtgagataattttttttttttttttttatgaatataaatgaaaataatttgtataagaaaaaatatttttggtaaataattttatatctgtataatttttttcatactGTTTTAAATAGTTTTCtttctaaaatttttagtatatatatgtatatattcatttacaTTTTAATAGCGTATATTTATctgatattatttttttattggaTGGATTTTCTCTTTATAGACAATATGATTTTCCCATATTTTAAGAaatgtatataatttaaataacaatatataaatatacatagATATACCAAGAAATGAATGAACATATAAACAaagagaaaattaaaaaaataagaaaaaaatacaatgaTTATgcaatagataaaaaaaaattagagtatttaagttttatttgtgaagaagaagatattaatttattttgtaatttCGATGAACAATACGAATCTAATAATAAGCATACagataatgataaaaattcttGTGATTTTATAGGTagattaaaatttaatgatttaaaataCGATGATTTTGAAAACTCTTATTTAACAATTTTAGttcaaaatgaaaaaattgaagaaGACAAAAAATCTTGTTTTTGTTTATCATTCTTATATGaacattttttgtattattgtgattttttctataatgattataaaaaagatcATCCTgtgaattttataaaaaactttgaaaaagatttatacttttttaatttaataaatgaaaaaagaaatcgtataaacaaaattaaaaaagcacacattgaaaaaaatacgaaagaaaatgaaaaagagaaaattacTAAAAACTATGATACACGGttaaattataagaaaaaatacaattcaagtattaataatgaaagtAAAAATCATATAAGTGATAACtcaaatattataatatctaCATATATAGCTTACAATAAATTACAAAATGAGTTATTTGAGTATTATATAcctaaattaaattataataaaattatttattttgataaccatttaaaaagtgaaatcaataatatatatgattgCAATATATCCGAATTATATATCAATCAGAAccataatattattaataaagacGCTATAGAAATATtacctaaaaaaaatattcaaaactTTGAAGATGACAATATatgcattaaaaaaaaagagataaatttaaaaaaaaaaaagataaaaaaaaaaaaaaaagaaagaaaaaattcatttttaaacaTTTCTAATTTATCATTTCATTTATACAATTATACATCTAGTGAAGAAAGCGTTATgtctttttcaaaatttttgcATACATCTGAagtttcaaaaaaaaaaaaaggaaatggatttgtttcaaaaaatatagaagaaaatgatagcatgattatttttaatgaaataatagaTCTTtgtaaacaaaataaaatatttacttttaagaaaaatatacaagaaaataaaaggcatattataaagaattgtaatcataataaaaaaaaagtatttagtCAAAAATTAGACAATTTTAAGGAAGTTTAtcataagaataaaaatagaattagTGAAAATCTTTATGAAGGAATAAACAAACATTCAAATGACAGAAGTATATCTTGTTATAGAATTAACACAAATTCCTACAATTCAAAGTATTTTCATTTGACACATTCACATAAAAGTGATAAAGAATTATTACTAAGTTTTCAAAAAAAACGAAGTTTTAGTTTATACTCCATGGGTAAAGAAAGTGAAAacgaaaaaagtaaaaaagtaaacaaaataattaaaaatatttttccaAAGAATAGTACAGAAAAAATCGATAATCTGAAAATACATCATTTAGaagagaagaaaaaaaaaaaagaagtaatcaaagaaaaagaaacaaaattagaaaaaaaaaattgttacaattttttaaattttatgaacactaaaagaaaaagagaagacaatatattaaaaatacaaattttaAAAGGTTTAAATCAAACAAATTATGATCCTCTATATTTAGAAAACATTgtgaataat comes from Plasmodium relictum strain SGS1 genome assembly, chromosome: 9 and encodes:
- the UCH54 gene encoding deubiquinating/deneddylating enzyme, putative, giving the protein MSQENEHISEWCLIESNPCIFYDMLQKMGAKSISVEDVYGLEYFDDYIINKEEINMNHILSIKEYKNEKEKLEKFNEEKSERFYNDICIETKYNKLLKNNSYIYGIIFLFNIGNDYNNDKYIKHDIPENLFFAKQVIPNACATQAILSIVLNKDIELNEEIKNIKTFSKNFDSSMKGLTLSNCSFLRNIHNSYKAPIYIDKEDFYDDKKSTDAFHFVSYIQYDQSVYLLDGLQKGPVLIKSESDTEEKRDWIDIARGDIKKEIEQICNSKNEKDNRFNILAVIKDKEHIIQNFINIHRVIRQRTNIKLISLGENIELTDEINEDDYNFPKLPTIEDLPNDLNELHHIIQKSTLEINYLENLLSEQIEIKKSWHKELTFKFFNFYPFIMSSLNIMAKHKLLKEFYQKEKLKKSTG